The following are from one region of the Patescibacteria group bacterium genome:
- a CDS encoding DUF4931 domain-containing protein, with the protein MPVRSPELRLDPIHDRAVVIAPKRNIRPHDIPDPYVRTVRPQQCPFCPESIKGKHPTAHLGRGKNLIRAIANDYPAVSLKTPKAYGYQEVIIDTPDHDADLGELSVTQLDHLLSFYQLRTKAIARIPNIEYILIFKNHGGKSGASLVHAHSQVFATGFVPPHIVLKLQNVRQYKLEHGHCYYCKLLADEKKGPRRILSNKYVTAFAPYASAYPYEVWLFPNRHLDNCTRLSLVERRAFAAALQSILKKLNLIRASYNYYLHQTLTDQDEHFYLRIAPREQTWGGVEVGSRLVINGVAPEDAAKFFRKGIR; encoded by the coding sequence ATGCCTGTCCGCTCACCTGAACTTCGGCTTGACCCCATCCACGATCGGGCAGTGGTCATTGCGCCAAAGCGGAACATCCGTCCGCACGATATTCCAGACCCCTACGTCCGAACGGTTCGGCCGCAGCAGTGCCCATTTTGCCCAGAAAGCATTAAGGGGAAACACCCCACAGCGCACCTTGGCCGGGGAAAAAATCTGATTCGCGCCATTGCCAATGACTACCCAGCCGTGAGTTTGAAGACTCCCAAAGCCTACGGCTACCAGGAAGTCATCATTGACACCCCGGATCATGACGCGGACTTGGGCGAGCTGAGCGTGACGCAGCTTGATCACTTACTGAGTTTCTACCAGCTACGAACAAAAGCAATTGCCCGGATTCCCAACATTGAGTACATTCTCATTTTCAAAAATCACGGAGGCAAATCCGGCGCCAGCTTGGTGCACGCCCACTCGCAGGTGTTTGCCACGGGCTTTGTGCCGCCGCACATTGTGCTCAAACTCCAGAACGTTCGGCAATACAAGCTGGAGCACGGCCACTGCTACTACTGCAAGCTTCTGGCTGATGAGAAGAAGGGTCCCCGCCGCATTCTCAGCAACAAGTACGTTACGGCGTTCGCGCCCTACGCCTCAGCCTACCCGTACGAAGTCTGGCTCTTCCCCAACCGGCACCTGGATAACTGTACTCGCCTGAGCTTGGTGGAGCGTCGGGCGTTTGCCGCTGCACTCCAATCGATCCTCAAGAAGCTCAACCTCATCCGCGCGTCGTACAACTACTACCTCCACCAGACCCTTACTGACCAGGACGAACACTTCTACCTGCGCATCGCCCCGCGCGAGCAAACCTGGGGCGGGGTAGAAGTCGGCTCCCGTCTGGTCATCAACGGCGTGGCCCCTGAGGACGCGGCGAAGTTTTTCCGGAAAGGAATCCGCTAG
- a CDS encoding glycosyltransferase family 4 protein — protein sequence MKKPKIAILASNLFPIPPQRTAAAELIVSQITEGLVKRGFPVTLYAAGDTKTKARLVAATPRASIREPKIGMENHKAYELIQTSNAYRDATRWGANVLLSHVPMMSAHFSPFAPFPSTALLHSPPTFTDQAVMRTYSKTQSYIAISKAQRNLAPGARFIQTIQHGVDLHKLPFHPKPGTYLAFLGRIRNYKGVHEAITVAHRLNLPLRIAGPIGDPVYFAQQVKPYLNSRIRYIGEITHREKGAFLGNALATLFPISWDEPFGLVLIESLAVGTPVVAFKRGSVPEILKDGKTGFIVKNTAAMAQAVRHIDAIDRAVCRKDMEKRFSLDRMVDDYAALLTRLAAGK from the coding sequence ATGAAGAAACCAAAGATAGCTATCCTCGCCTCCAACCTCTTCCCCATTCCGCCGCAGCGTACGGCCGCGGCTGAGCTTATTGTCTCCCAAATTACCGAAGGGCTTGTGAAACGTGGCTTTCCGGTGACGCTCTACGCTGCCGGTGATACCAAAACCAAAGCGCGCTTGGTTGCCGCCACCCCCCGCGCCTCCATCCGTGAGCCCAAGATTGGCATGGAAAACCACAAGGCCTACGAGCTCATCCAAACCAGCAATGCCTACCGAGATGCCACGCGCTGGGGCGCCAACGTCCTGCTCTCCCACGTGCCCATGATGAGCGCGCACTTCTCCCCGTTCGCCCCTTTTCCATCCACTGCGCTCCTGCACAGTCCGCCAACTTTCACGGACCAAGCGGTCATGCGAACCTACAGCAAGACGCAGAGCTACATTGCCATTTCCAAAGCGCAGCGCAACTTGGCGCCTGGCGCACGTTTCATTCAGACCATTCAGCACGGCGTGGATCTACACAAACTCCCCTTCCACCCCAAGCCCGGCACGTACCTGGCCTTCCTGGGTCGCATCCGCAACTACAAAGGCGTACATGAGGCTATTACCGTGGCGCATCGGCTCAACCTACCTTTACGCATTGCCGGCCCCATTGGCGACCCCGTGTACTTTGCCCAACAAGTGAAGCCCTACCTCAACAGCCGCATCCGGTACATTGGTGAAATTACCCACCGAGAGAAAGGCGCCTTCTTGGGCAATGCCCTGGCCACACTCTTCCCCATTTCGTGGGATGAACCCTTTGGCTTGGTGCTCATTGAATCATTGGCCGTGGGCACACCCGTGGTGGCATTCAAGCGTGGCTCGGTCCCAGAAATTCTCAAGGATGGGAAAACTGGTTTCATTGTCAAAAATACTGCAGCCATGGCGCAAGCAGTCCGGCACATCGACGCAATTGACCGAGCGGTCTGCCGCAAAGACATGGAAAAACGTTTCAGCCTTGACCGCATGGTGGATGACTATGCTGCTTTACTTACACGTCTAGCCGCCGGTAAGTAG